A genomic region of Venturia canescens isolate UGA chromosome 9, ASM1945775v1, whole genome shotgun sequence contains the following coding sequences:
- the Fas2 gene encoding fasciclin-2 isoform X1 has translation MAASGIPIVVLVLLHLAASGNAASLEILPTGDLQRKPIDSKLIMTCKGKGEQITNLQWLDRDNRPIEARRLLVLPIESDSNDDAGGTGEVSNPHMWTESHPPNSLMLYIYSLKENQAGKYTCVATYANTETLEQSVTIEAIDSIKWIDAPEDQYPILGKDFKIKCHVSAKPSPTVDWLHDGKRIETGDHYVIETHALTIKKVVESDEGIYTCRALVIPTGEVQERAIRVEVLEEPKIEETHSEIEIVEGKTETITCKASGKPPPKYTWVKYLTREDLSTTDRFGVDKDLGLLTITNVNREDGGEYQCTANNTAGQAQTIIKVSVIGKPKIMEFFNRTSSVGKTVEITCKAFGRPSPEVFFRKHTSANPYKIGIQSDDDRITLSSIPDNAKGETVASLSIENVLRDDDGLYECIAKNKVATAYKNGHLTVEFPPSFASMNNKTVWSWDQRPVNLTCIAESIPNATIRWTMNGNRPIDTNDPMYQQIGSGPISTLMVKPFDQRYYAIYKCHAENIHGSREHTITLKEAEKPGFVQQARMAEITATTIAFTILPPPTQPELPLRTITVQYKEELEPWTAAKNRTWSIGSPYVLENLKPQTQYQFQFRARNDVGDGNWGANLVETTPQRNFPNPPRIQVRSGEALYEVSPFTNQYQLQWHAPPDNGEPIDMYEIRYCEVKRLSGNDWDVMEGTCIVNEIKGQRTKELLKRLKSNSYYLAEVRAHNIIGYSNPGFIYFRTAEGENMPLVHKGPLISSAAIIGIVIAALFLLIVIVDIICCCTYKIGIIYYVCERSRKKPMDEEDTKLGREEKEPLKEEKKITPIIDSGLRRETSITFDGKRSVSKTGFVGKDSAV, from the exons CCAGCGGAAATGCGGCGTCACTGGAAATATTACCGACCGGTGATTTGCAGCGAAAACCAATCGACTCGAAGCTCATAATGACGTGTAAGGGAAAAGGTGAACAAATAACGAACCTCCAGTGGCTGGATCGAGACAATCGACCTATCGAAGCACGCAG GCTCCTCGTGTTGCCGATCGAGAGCGACAG CAATGACGACGCGGGGGGAACTGGCGAAGTTTCTAATCCGCACATGTGGACGGAGTCCCATCCGCCTAATAGCCTCATGCTCTACATTTATTCGCTCAAGGAAAATCAGGCTGGTAAATACACCTGCGTCGCTACTTACGCCAACACCGAAACCCTCGAACAATCGGTGACGATCGAGGCCATTG ATTCGATAAAATGGATCGATGCGCCCGAAGATCAGTATCCAATTCTTGGCAAAGACTTCAAGATAAAATGTCACGTTAGTGCGAAACCATCCCCAACGGTTGACTGGCTCCACGACGGCAAGCGCATCGAGACCGGAGATCATTACGTAATCGAGACGCACGCTTTGACGATTAAAAAAGTCGTGGAATCGGACGAGGGCATTTACACGTGTCGGGCATTGGTGATCCCGACGGGAGAAGTTCAGGAACGCGCCATACGCGTCGAG GTACTCGAAGAGCCAAAGATCGAAGAGACCCATTCGGAGATCGAAATAGTGGAGGGTAAAACGGAGACGATAACGTGCAAGGCGAGCGGAAAGCCTCCCCCAAAATATACGTGGGTGAAATATTTAACGCGAGAAGATCTTTCGACGACCGATCGTTTCGGGGTCGACAAGGATCTGGGATTGTTGACGATAACGAACGTGAACCGTGAGGATGGCGGAGAATATCAGTGCACGGCGAACAACACCGCGGGACAGGCACAAACCATAATCAAAGTATCGGTGATCGGTAAACCGAAAATAATGGAGTTTTTCAATCGCACGAGCTCGGTTGGCAAAACAGTAGAAATAACGTGCAAAGCCTTCGGACGACCCTCGCCGGAAGTCTTCTTCCGCAAGCACACAAGCGCAAATCCTTACAAAATCGGTATCCAATCGGACGACGACAGAATAACGCTCAGCAGCATTCCCGACAACGCGAAAGGCGAGACCGTCGCTTCTTTATCGATCGAAAACGTACTACGCGATGACGACGGCCTGTACGAGTGTATAGCGAAAAATAAGGTCGCAACTGCCTACAAAAATGGCCATCTGACCGTCGAATTCCCACCATCCTTCGCCTCGATGAACAACAAAACTGTTTGGTCCTGGGATCAACGACCCGTCAACCTCACCTGCATCGCTGAAAGTATTCCGAATGCTACTATACGCTGGACTATGAACGGTAACCGTCCGATCGACACCAACGATCCCATGTATCAACAAATCGGCAGCGGTCCCATTTCCACTCTCATGGTTAAACCCTTTGATCAACGATACTACGCCATCTATAAATGTCATGCCGAAAACATTCACGGATCCCGGGAACATACCATCACTCTCAAAGAAGCCGAAAAACCCGGTTTCGTACAACAAGCGAGGATGGCCGAAATTACAGCGACCACCATTGCCTTCACTATTTTACCTCCACCCACGCAACCGGAATTACCATTGAGGACCATCACCGTTCAGTACAAGGAGGAACTCGAACCTTGGACAGCCGCCAAAAATAGAACGTGGTCCATTG GCTCGCCGTACGTGCTCGAAAATTTGAAGCCACAGACGCAGTACCAATTCCAATTCCGAGCGAGGAACGACGTTGGCGACGGAAACTGGGGCGCCAATCTAGTAGAAACGACGCCGCAAAGAAATTTCCCGAATCCGCCAAGAATTCAAGTGCGCTCGGGCGAAGCGCTTTACGAGGTCTCTCCGTTTACCAATCAGTACCAATTGCAATGGCATGCACCGCCCGATAATGGCGAACCGATCGACATGTACGAAATACGTTATTGCGAAGTCAAACGTTTGTCAGGCAATGATTGGGACGTTATGGAAGGCACATGCATCGTCAATGAGATCAAAGGACAAAGAACTAAAGAACTGCTCAAGAGGCTCAAATCGAATTCGTATTATCTAGCCGAGGTCAGAGCTCATAACATCATTGGTTACAGTAATCCCGGATTCATCTATTTCCGCACTGCCGAAG GAGAAAACATGCCGCTCGTTCATAAGGGACCGCTGATTTCGAGTGCAGCCATCATTGGCATCGTCATCGCCGCATTGTTCCtcctcatcgtcatcgtcgacATTATTTGCTGTTGCACGTACAAAATAG GAATTATTTACTACGTGTGCGAAAGGTCAAGAAAAAAGCCAATGGACGAGGAGGACACGAAGCTTGGCAG agaagagaaagaaccattgaaagaggaaaagaaaatcaCGCCGATCATCGATTCGGGTCTGAGACGCGAGACATCGATAACGTTTGATGGCAAAAGATCAGTATCGAAGACCGGTTTCGTCGGCAAGGATTCGGCCGTCTAG
- the Fas2 gene encoding fasciclin-2 isoform X3, which translates to MAASGIPIVVLVLLHLAASGNAASLEILPTGDLQRKPIDSKLIMTCKGKGEQITNLQWLDRDNRPIEARSNDDAGGTGEVSNPHMWTESHPPNSLMLYIYSLKENQAGKYTCVATYANTETLEQSVTIEAIDSIKWIDAPEDQYPILGKDFKIKCHVSAKPSPTVDWLHDGKRIETGDHYVIETHALTIKKVVESDEGIYTCRALVIPTGEVQERAIRVEVLEEPKIEETHSEIEIVEGKTETITCKASGKPPPKYTWVKYLTREDLSTTDRFGVDKDLGLLTITNVNREDGGEYQCTANNTAGQAQTIIKVSVIGKPKIMEFFNRTSSVGKTVEITCKAFGRPSPEVFFRKHTSANPYKIGIQSDDDRITLSSIPDNAKGETVASLSIENVLRDDDGLYECIAKNKVATAYKNGHLTVEFPPSFASMNNKTVWSWDQRPVNLTCIAESIPNATIRWTMNGNRPIDTNDPMYQQIGSGPISTLMVKPFDQRYYAIYKCHAENIHGSREHTITLKEAEKPGFVQQARMAEITATTIAFTILPPPTQPELPLRTITVQYKEELEPWTAAKNRTWSIGSPYVLENLKPQTQYQFQFRARNDVGDGNWGANLVETTPQRNFPNPPRIQVRSGEALYEVSPFTNQYQLQWHAPPDNGEPIDMYEIRYCEVKRLSGNDWDVMEGTCIVNEIKGQRTKELLKRLKSNSYYLAEVRAHNIIGYSNPGFIYFRTAEGENMPLVHKGPLISSAAIIGIVIAALFLLIVIVDIICCCTYKIGIIYYVCERSRKKPMDEEDTKLGREEKEPLKEEKKITPIIDSGLRRETSITFDGKRSVSKTGFVGKDSAV; encoded by the exons CCAGCGGAAATGCGGCGTCACTGGAAATATTACCGACCGGTGATTTGCAGCGAAAACCAATCGACTCGAAGCTCATAATGACGTGTAAGGGAAAAGGTGAACAAATAACGAACCTCCAGTGGCTGGATCGAGACAATCGACCTATCGAAGCACGCAG CAATGACGACGCGGGGGGAACTGGCGAAGTTTCTAATCCGCACATGTGGACGGAGTCCCATCCGCCTAATAGCCTCATGCTCTACATTTATTCGCTCAAGGAAAATCAGGCTGGTAAATACACCTGCGTCGCTACTTACGCCAACACCGAAACCCTCGAACAATCGGTGACGATCGAGGCCATTG ATTCGATAAAATGGATCGATGCGCCCGAAGATCAGTATCCAATTCTTGGCAAAGACTTCAAGATAAAATGTCACGTTAGTGCGAAACCATCCCCAACGGTTGACTGGCTCCACGACGGCAAGCGCATCGAGACCGGAGATCATTACGTAATCGAGACGCACGCTTTGACGATTAAAAAAGTCGTGGAATCGGACGAGGGCATTTACACGTGTCGGGCATTGGTGATCCCGACGGGAGAAGTTCAGGAACGCGCCATACGCGTCGAG GTACTCGAAGAGCCAAAGATCGAAGAGACCCATTCGGAGATCGAAATAGTGGAGGGTAAAACGGAGACGATAACGTGCAAGGCGAGCGGAAAGCCTCCCCCAAAATATACGTGGGTGAAATATTTAACGCGAGAAGATCTTTCGACGACCGATCGTTTCGGGGTCGACAAGGATCTGGGATTGTTGACGATAACGAACGTGAACCGTGAGGATGGCGGAGAATATCAGTGCACGGCGAACAACACCGCGGGACAGGCACAAACCATAATCAAAGTATCGGTGATCGGTAAACCGAAAATAATGGAGTTTTTCAATCGCACGAGCTCGGTTGGCAAAACAGTAGAAATAACGTGCAAAGCCTTCGGACGACCCTCGCCGGAAGTCTTCTTCCGCAAGCACACAAGCGCAAATCCTTACAAAATCGGTATCCAATCGGACGACGACAGAATAACGCTCAGCAGCATTCCCGACAACGCGAAAGGCGAGACCGTCGCTTCTTTATCGATCGAAAACGTACTACGCGATGACGACGGCCTGTACGAGTGTATAGCGAAAAATAAGGTCGCAACTGCCTACAAAAATGGCCATCTGACCGTCGAATTCCCACCATCCTTCGCCTCGATGAACAACAAAACTGTTTGGTCCTGGGATCAACGACCCGTCAACCTCACCTGCATCGCTGAAAGTATTCCGAATGCTACTATACGCTGGACTATGAACGGTAACCGTCCGATCGACACCAACGATCCCATGTATCAACAAATCGGCAGCGGTCCCATTTCCACTCTCATGGTTAAACCCTTTGATCAACGATACTACGCCATCTATAAATGTCATGCCGAAAACATTCACGGATCCCGGGAACATACCATCACTCTCAAAGAAGCCGAAAAACCCGGTTTCGTACAACAAGCGAGGATGGCCGAAATTACAGCGACCACCATTGCCTTCACTATTTTACCTCCACCCACGCAACCGGAATTACCATTGAGGACCATCACCGTTCAGTACAAGGAGGAACTCGAACCTTGGACAGCCGCCAAAAATAGAACGTGGTCCATTG GCTCGCCGTACGTGCTCGAAAATTTGAAGCCACAGACGCAGTACCAATTCCAATTCCGAGCGAGGAACGACGTTGGCGACGGAAACTGGGGCGCCAATCTAGTAGAAACGACGCCGCAAAGAAATTTCCCGAATCCGCCAAGAATTCAAGTGCGCTCGGGCGAAGCGCTTTACGAGGTCTCTCCGTTTACCAATCAGTACCAATTGCAATGGCATGCACCGCCCGATAATGGCGAACCGATCGACATGTACGAAATACGTTATTGCGAAGTCAAACGTTTGTCAGGCAATGATTGGGACGTTATGGAAGGCACATGCATCGTCAATGAGATCAAAGGACAAAGAACTAAAGAACTGCTCAAGAGGCTCAAATCGAATTCGTATTATCTAGCCGAGGTCAGAGCTCATAACATCATTGGTTACAGTAATCCCGGATTCATCTATTTCCGCACTGCCGAAG GAGAAAACATGCCGCTCGTTCATAAGGGACCGCTGATTTCGAGTGCAGCCATCATTGGCATCGTCATCGCCGCATTGTTCCtcctcatcgtcatcgtcgacATTATTTGCTGTTGCACGTACAAAATAG GAATTATTTACTACGTGTGCGAAAGGTCAAGAAAAAAGCCAATGGACGAGGAGGACACGAAGCTTGGCAG agaagagaaagaaccattgaaagaggaaaagaaaatcaCGCCGATCATCGATTCGGGTCTGAGACGCGAGACATCGATAACGTTTGATGGCAAAAGATCAGTATCGAAGACCGGTTTCGTCGGCAAGGATTCGGCCGTCTAG
- the Fas2 gene encoding fasciclin-2 isoform X2: MAASGIPIVVLVLLHLAASGNAASLEILPTGDLQRKPIDSKLIMTCKGKGEQITNLQWLDRDNRPIEARRLLVLPIESDSNDDAGGTGEVSNPHMWTESHPPNSLMLYIYSLKENQAGKYTCVATYANTETLEQSVTIEAIDSIKWIDAPEDQYPILGKDFKIKCHVSAKPSPTVDWLHDGKRIETGDHYVIETHALTIKKVVESDEGIYTCRALVIPTGEVQERAIRVEVLEEPKIEETHSEIEIVEGKTETITCKASGKPPPKYTWVKYLTREDLSTTDRFGVDKDLGLLTITNVNREDGGEYQCTANNTAGQAQTIIKVSVIGKPKIMEFFNRTSSVGKTVEITCKAFGRPSPEVFFRKHTSANPYKIGIQSDDDRITLSSIPDNAKGETVASLSIENVLRDDDGLYECIAKNKVATAYKNGHLTVEFPPSFASMNNKTVWSWDQRPVNLTCIAESIPNATIRWTMNGNRPIDTNDPMYQQIGSGPISTLMVKPFDQRYYAIYKCHAENIHGSREHTITLKEAEKPGFVQQARMAEITATTIAFTILPPPTQPELPLRTITVQYKEELEPWTAAKNRTWSIGSPYVLENLKPQTQYQFQFRARNDVGDGNWGANLVETTPQRNFPNPPRIQVRSGEALYEVSPFTNQYQLQWHAPPDNGEPIDMYEIRYCEVKRLSGNDWDVMEGTCIVNEIKGQRTKELLKRLKSNSYYLAEVRAHNIIGYSNPGFIYFRTAEGENMPLVHKGPLISSAAIIGIVIAALFLLIVIVDIICCCTYKIGIIYYVCERSRKKPMDEEDTKLGSLYGWRFPLPYCDQKMANVAGVTAIQDSGSGKNTIKLVKHTAM, from the exons CCAGCGGAAATGCGGCGTCACTGGAAATATTACCGACCGGTGATTTGCAGCGAAAACCAATCGACTCGAAGCTCATAATGACGTGTAAGGGAAAAGGTGAACAAATAACGAACCTCCAGTGGCTGGATCGAGACAATCGACCTATCGAAGCACGCAG GCTCCTCGTGTTGCCGATCGAGAGCGACAG CAATGACGACGCGGGGGGAACTGGCGAAGTTTCTAATCCGCACATGTGGACGGAGTCCCATCCGCCTAATAGCCTCATGCTCTACATTTATTCGCTCAAGGAAAATCAGGCTGGTAAATACACCTGCGTCGCTACTTACGCCAACACCGAAACCCTCGAACAATCGGTGACGATCGAGGCCATTG ATTCGATAAAATGGATCGATGCGCCCGAAGATCAGTATCCAATTCTTGGCAAAGACTTCAAGATAAAATGTCACGTTAGTGCGAAACCATCCCCAACGGTTGACTGGCTCCACGACGGCAAGCGCATCGAGACCGGAGATCATTACGTAATCGAGACGCACGCTTTGACGATTAAAAAAGTCGTGGAATCGGACGAGGGCATTTACACGTGTCGGGCATTGGTGATCCCGACGGGAGAAGTTCAGGAACGCGCCATACGCGTCGAG GTACTCGAAGAGCCAAAGATCGAAGAGACCCATTCGGAGATCGAAATAGTGGAGGGTAAAACGGAGACGATAACGTGCAAGGCGAGCGGAAAGCCTCCCCCAAAATATACGTGGGTGAAATATTTAACGCGAGAAGATCTTTCGACGACCGATCGTTTCGGGGTCGACAAGGATCTGGGATTGTTGACGATAACGAACGTGAACCGTGAGGATGGCGGAGAATATCAGTGCACGGCGAACAACACCGCGGGACAGGCACAAACCATAATCAAAGTATCGGTGATCGGTAAACCGAAAATAATGGAGTTTTTCAATCGCACGAGCTCGGTTGGCAAAACAGTAGAAATAACGTGCAAAGCCTTCGGACGACCCTCGCCGGAAGTCTTCTTCCGCAAGCACACAAGCGCAAATCCTTACAAAATCGGTATCCAATCGGACGACGACAGAATAACGCTCAGCAGCATTCCCGACAACGCGAAAGGCGAGACCGTCGCTTCTTTATCGATCGAAAACGTACTACGCGATGACGACGGCCTGTACGAGTGTATAGCGAAAAATAAGGTCGCAACTGCCTACAAAAATGGCCATCTGACCGTCGAATTCCCACCATCCTTCGCCTCGATGAACAACAAAACTGTTTGGTCCTGGGATCAACGACCCGTCAACCTCACCTGCATCGCTGAAAGTATTCCGAATGCTACTATACGCTGGACTATGAACGGTAACCGTCCGATCGACACCAACGATCCCATGTATCAACAAATCGGCAGCGGTCCCATTTCCACTCTCATGGTTAAACCCTTTGATCAACGATACTACGCCATCTATAAATGTCATGCCGAAAACATTCACGGATCCCGGGAACATACCATCACTCTCAAAGAAGCCGAAAAACCCGGTTTCGTACAACAAGCGAGGATGGCCGAAATTACAGCGACCACCATTGCCTTCACTATTTTACCTCCACCCACGCAACCGGAATTACCATTGAGGACCATCACCGTTCAGTACAAGGAGGAACTCGAACCTTGGACAGCCGCCAAAAATAGAACGTGGTCCATTG GCTCGCCGTACGTGCTCGAAAATTTGAAGCCACAGACGCAGTACCAATTCCAATTCCGAGCGAGGAACGACGTTGGCGACGGAAACTGGGGCGCCAATCTAGTAGAAACGACGCCGCAAAGAAATTTCCCGAATCCGCCAAGAATTCAAGTGCGCTCGGGCGAAGCGCTTTACGAGGTCTCTCCGTTTACCAATCAGTACCAATTGCAATGGCATGCACCGCCCGATAATGGCGAACCGATCGACATGTACGAAATACGTTATTGCGAAGTCAAACGTTTGTCAGGCAATGATTGGGACGTTATGGAAGGCACATGCATCGTCAATGAGATCAAAGGACAAAGAACTAAAGAACTGCTCAAGAGGCTCAAATCGAATTCGTATTATCTAGCCGAGGTCAGAGCTCATAACATCATTGGTTACAGTAATCCCGGATTCATCTATTTCCGCACTGCCGAAG GAGAAAACATGCCGCTCGTTCATAAGGGACCGCTGATTTCGAGTGCAGCCATCATTGGCATCGTCATCGCCGCATTGTTCCtcctcatcgtcatcgtcgacATTATTTGCTGTTGCACGTACAAAATAG GAATTATTTACTACGTGTGCGAAAGGTCAAGAAAAAAGCCAATGGACGAGGAGGACACGAAGCTTGGCAG TCTTTACGGTTGGCGGTTCCCATTGCCCTATTGCGACCAAAAAATGGCCAATGTCGCGGGTGTTACGGCAATACAAGACTCGGGTAGCGGAAAGAATACCATTAAATTGGTCAAACATACCGCCATGTAA
- the Fas2 gene encoding fasciclin-2 isoform X4, producing the protein MAASGIPIVVLVLLHLAASGNAASLEILPTGDLQRKPIDSKLIMTCKGKGEQITNLQWLDRDNRPIEARRLLVLPIESDSNDDAGGTGEVSNPHMWTESHPPNSLMLYIYSLKENQAGKYTCVATYANTETLEQSVTIEAIDSIKWIDAPEDQYPILGKDFKIKCHVSAKPSPTVDWLHDGKRIETGDHYVIETHALTIKKVVESDEGIYTCRALVIPTGEVQERAIRVEVLEEPKIEETHSEIEIVEGKTETITCKASGKPPPKYTWVKYLTREDLSTTDRFGVDKDLGLLTITNVNREDGGEYQCTANNTAGQAQTIIKVSVIGKPKIMEFFNRTSSVGKTVEITCKAFGRPSPEVFFRKHTSANPYKIGIQSDDDRITLSSIPDNAKGETVASLSIENVLRDDDGLYECIAKNKVATAYKNGHLTVEFPPSFASMNNKTVWSWDQRPVNLTCIAESIPNATIRWTMNGNRPIDTNDPMYQQIGSGPISTLMVKPFDQRYYAIYKCHAENIHGSREHTITLKEAEKPGFVQQARMAEITATTIAFTILPPPTQPELPLRTITVQYKEELEPWTAAKNRTWSIGSPYVLENLKPQTQYQFQFRARNDVGDGNWGANLVETTPQRNFPNPPRIQVRSGEALYEVSPFTNQYQLQWHAPPDNGEPIDMYEIRYCEVKRLSGNDWDVMEGTCIVNEIKGQRTKELLKRLKSNSYYLAEVRAHNIIGYSNPGFIYFRTAEESSGGTVDYGILINAGEVSKPLAIVIATAIAILFLNI; encoded by the exons CCAGCGGAAATGCGGCGTCACTGGAAATATTACCGACCGGTGATTTGCAGCGAAAACCAATCGACTCGAAGCTCATAATGACGTGTAAGGGAAAAGGTGAACAAATAACGAACCTCCAGTGGCTGGATCGAGACAATCGACCTATCGAAGCACGCAG GCTCCTCGTGTTGCCGATCGAGAGCGACAG CAATGACGACGCGGGGGGAACTGGCGAAGTTTCTAATCCGCACATGTGGACGGAGTCCCATCCGCCTAATAGCCTCATGCTCTACATTTATTCGCTCAAGGAAAATCAGGCTGGTAAATACACCTGCGTCGCTACTTACGCCAACACCGAAACCCTCGAACAATCGGTGACGATCGAGGCCATTG ATTCGATAAAATGGATCGATGCGCCCGAAGATCAGTATCCAATTCTTGGCAAAGACTTCAAGATAAAATGTCACGTTAGTGCGAAACCATCCCCAACGGTTGACTGGCTCCACGACGGCAAGCGCATCGAGACCGGAGATCATTACGTAATCGAGACGCACGCTTTGACGATTAAAAAAGTCGTGGAATCGGACGAGGGCATTTACACGTGTCGGGCATTGGTGATCCCGACGGGAGAAGTTCAGGAACGCGCCATACGCGTCGAG GTACTCGAAGAGCCAAAGATCGAAGAGACCCATTCGGAGATCGAAATAGTGGAGGGTAAAACGGAGACGATAACGTGCAAGGCGAGCGGAAAGCCTCCCCCAAAATATACGTGGGTGAAATATTTAACGCGAGAAGATCTTTCGACGACCGATCGTTTCGGGGTCGACAAGGATCTGGGATTGTTGACGATAACGAACGTGAACCGTGAGGATGGCGGAGAATATCAGTGCACGGCGAACAACACCGCGGGACAGGCACAAACCATAATCAAAGTATCGGTGATCGGTAAACCGAAAATAATGGAGTTTTTCAATCGCACGAGCTCGGTTGGCAAAACAGTAGAAATAACGTGCAAAGCCTTCGGACGACCCTCGCCGGAAGTCTTCTTCCGCAAGCACACAAGCGCAAATCCTTACAAAATCGGTATCCAATCGGACGACGACAGAATAACGCTCAGCAGCATTCCCGACAACGCGAAAGGCGAGACCGTCGCTTCTTTATCGATCGAAAACGTACTACGCGATGACGACGGCCTGTACGAGTGTATAGCGAAAAATAAGGTCGCAACTGCCTACAAAAATGGCCATCTGACCGTCGAATTCCCACCATCCTTCGCCTCGATGAACAACAAAACTGTTTGGTCCTGGGATCAACGACCCGTCAACCTCACCTGCATCGCTGAAAGTATTCCGAATGCTACTATACGCTGGACTATGAACGGTAACCGTCCGATCGACACCAACGATCCCATGTATCAACAAATCGGCAGCGGTCCCATTTCCACTCTCATGGTTAAACCCTTTGATCAACGATACTACGCCATCTATAAATGTCATGCCGAAAACATTCACGGATCCCGGGAACATACCATCACTCTCAAAGAAGCCGAAAAACCCGGTTTCGTACAACAAGCGAGGATGGCCGAAATTACAGCGACCACCATTGCCTTCACTATTTTACCTCCACCCACGCAACCGGAATTACCATTGAGGACCATCACCGTTCAGTACAAGGAGGAACTCGAACCTTGGACAGCCGCCAAAAATAGAACGTGGTCCATTG GCTCGCCGTACGTGCTCGAAAATTTGAAGCCACAGACGCAGTACCAATTCCAATTCCGAGCGAGGAACGACGTTGGCGACGGAAACTGGGGCGCCAATCTAGTAGAAACGACGCCGCAAAGAAATTTCCCGAATCCGCCAAGAATTCAAGTGCGCTCGGGCGAAGCGCTTTACGAGGTCTCTCCGTTTACCAATCAGTACCAATTGCAATGGCATGCACCGCCCGATAATGGCGAACCGATCGACATGTACGAAATACGTTATTGCGAAGTCAAACGTTTGTCAGGCAATGATTGGGACGTTATGGAAGGCACATGCATCGTCAATGAGATCAAAGGACAAAGAACTAAAGAACTGCTCAAGAGGCTCAAATCGAATTCGTATTATCTAGCCGAGGTCAGAGCTCATAACATCATTGGTTACAGTAATCCCGGATTCATCTATTTCCGCACTGCCGAAG AATCATCCGGCGGGACCGTAGACTACGGGATTCTAATAAATGCTGGTGAAGTCTCCAAGCCCTTGGCGATAGTGATTGCGACTGCAATCGCGATCCTCTTCCTAAACATTTAG